Part of the Kitasatospora sp. NBC_01266 genome, AAGGCCTCGGGGGCCACCCGGGCGGCCGCGCCGTGCGCGCCGTCGATGACCACCTTGATGCCGTCCAGCCGGTTGGGCAGCACGCCGATCAGGTGGGCCACGTACTTGTCGACGCCCTCGGTGTACTCGTGCACCCGGCCGACCACGCTGCCGGTGGGGCGCTGCCGGATCGGCTCGGCGCCCGACAGGTAGTGGCGGTAGTCGGTCTCGATCGCGTCCTCGATCGCGTCGTCCAGCTTGTGGCCGCCGCGGGCCAGGAACTTGATGCCGTTGTCGGGCATCGCGTTGTGGCTGGCCGAGAGCATCACGCCGAAGTCCGCGCCGAGCGCACCGGTCAGGTACGCCACCGCCGGGGTGGGCAGCACGCCGACCCGCAGCACGTCCACGCCCGAGCCGGCCAGCCCGGCGATCACCGCCGCCTCCAGGAACTCGCCCGAGGCACGCGGGTCACGGCCGACCACCGCCACCGGGCGCCGACCGCCCAGGTCGCCCGCGTCACCGAGCACGTGCGCCGCCGCCATCGACAGGCCCAGCGCCAACTCGGCGGTCAGTCCGATGTTTGCCACACCGCGTACGCCGTCAGTACCGAAGAGTCGTGCCACAGTCCCGTCCTTTGTTGCCGGCCACCGGACGGCCTGAGGGAGGACCGCCGGTGGGGATGAGTTCCCTGGCCGCCTGACCGGTCCAGGGAGCACAACGCCCCGGGGCACATGAAGTGCTCCGGGGCGTGGGTCCCGCCTGCGGGGTGCGCACCAAGGGCGGCACACACCCCGGGGGGTGACTAGCGCTTGCTGTACTGCGGGGCCTTGCGGGCCTTCTTGAGACCGGCCTTCTTGCGCTCGACGGCGCGGGCGTCACGCATCAGGAAGCCGGCCTTCTTGAGGGCGGCGCGGTTGTTGTCCACGTCGGCCTCGTTCAGGGCACGGGCGACGCCGAGGCGCAGCGCGTAGGCCTGACCGGAGACGCCGCCGCCCGCGATGCGCGCGATGACGTCGTAACGGCCGTCCAGCTCAAGGAGCTTGAAGGGCTCGTTCACGGTCTGCTGGTGCACCTTGTTGGGGAAGTAGTTCTCCAGGGTGCGACCGTTGATCTTCCACACGCCGGTGCCGGGGACGATGCGCACGCGGGCGATCGCCTCCTTGCGACGGCCGAGGCCGGCGCCGGGGACGGCCTCGCTGAAGCGGCCGGCCAGCGACTCGGTGGAGTACGACTCGGTGTCCTCGGAGGTGTACTCGGTGTACTCCTCGTCGACCTCGATGTCCAGGGGGGTCTCGATGGCAGCGTTCTCGGCCACGATGTTCCTCAGCTTTTCTTAGTTAAGGGGCTTGGTGGCCGGGATTACTGCGCGACCTGGGTGATCTCGAACGGCACCGGCTGCTGGGCAGCGTGCGGGTGCTGGTCGCCCGAGTAGACCTTCAGCTTGGAGAGCATCTGACGGCCCAGGCTGTTCTTGGGGATCATGCCCTTGATGGCCTTCTCGACGGCCTTCTCGGGGTTCTTGTCCAGCAGGTCGTCGTAGCGCACCGAGCGCAGACCGCCCGGGAAGCCCGAGTGGCGGTAGGCCAGCTTCTGGGTCTTCTTGTTACCGGACAGGTGCACCTTGTCGGCGTTGATGATGATGACGAAGTCACCAGTGTCAACGTGCGGCGCGTAGATCGCCTTGTGCTTGCCCCGCAGGAGGTTGGCGGCCTGGGAGGCCAGGCGGCCGAGCACGACGTCGGTCGCGTCGATGACGTGCCACTGACGCTGGACGTCGCCGGGCTTGGGGCTGTACGTACGCACGGTCGTAGCCTTCGCTTTTCAGTGAGTGAGTCCTGACAGGAGCACCTGAACGAGAGATCAGCCTGGATCCACTTGGACGCAATTCAAGGGGAGCCGCTGGTCATCGGCCTGGTGTCTCCGGCGTACCGACCTCTCACGTGAGATGGAGCGAGCCAATACGCACAACAAGGGCCCACAATACCCGCTACCGGGTGCGAGCTCCAAACCCGTGCCGGTCCGTCAGCGCTCGCGGCGGACCCGCGCCTCGTCCCAGACCGGCTCCGGCGACTCGTAGACCCGGCCGTCGGCACCGAAGACCAGGAAGCGGTCGAAGGTCTTGGCGAACCAGCGGTCGTGGGTCACGCAGAGCACCGTGCCGTCGAACGCCTCCAGCCCCTCCTGCAGCGCCTCGGCGCTGTCCAGGTCCAGGTTGTCGGTCGGCTCGTCCAGCAGCAGCG contains:
- the rpsI gene encoding 30S ribosomal protein S9; this translates as MDIEVDEEYTEYTSEDTESYSTESLAGRFSEAVPGAGLGRRKEAIARVRIVPGTGVWKINGRTLENYFPNKVHQQTVNEPFKLLELDGRYDVIARIAGGGVSGQAYALRLGVARALNEADVDNNRAALKKAGFLMRDARAVERKKAGLKKARKAPQYSKR
- the rplM gene encoding 50S ribosomal protein L13 — its product is MRTYSPKPGDVQRQWHVIDATDVVLGRLASQAANLLRGKHKAIYAPHVDTGDFVIIINADKVHLSGNKKTQKLAYRHSGFPGGLRSVRYDDLLDKNPEKAVEKAIKGMIPKNSLGRQMLSKLKVYSGDQHPHAAQQPVPFEITQVAQ